The following proteins come from a genomic window of Rutidosis leptorrhynchoides isolate AG116_Rl617_1_P2 chromosome 10, CSIRO_AGI_Rlap_v1, whole genome shotgun sequence:
- the LOC139870533 gene encoding cysteine-rich receptor-like protein kinase 2, giving the protein MVSQSSLKATIFATLIVILQLVSTTEANARAQIIKLTCDQHQEENNATEFNHNVVNMTDLLGAKMRTSRIGTASVGTGPDSSFGLAQCYGDLSTQDCTSCYAEARNVLPHCYPNNGGRIYLEGCFTRFQNYNFYEEYTGPDDTYVCGNGTTKSIAFKDTVTQAMSNAVTDALRNKEYFGKEQMLVSGSGNESVYVLANCWGTLSPSSCKACLANATASVSKCLPLSEGRALNTGCFIRYSDTKFLNPVRHTSRASNEGNEISQTIDLMMTKLV; this is encoded by the coding sequence ATGGTGAGTCAATCGTCACTTAAAGCTACGATTTTCGCTACTTTGATCGTAATCCTACAACTTGTATCCACAACAGAAGCTAATGCCAGAGCCCAGATCATCAAACTCACTTGTGATCAGCATCAGGAAGAAAACAATGCAACCGAATTCAATCATAATGTTGTTAACATGACAGATTTACTTGGCGCCAAAATGCGAACATCACGTATTGGAACAGCAAGTGTGGGTACGGGACCCGACAGTAGCTTCGGCCTTGCCCAATGCTACGGTGATCTATCTACACAAGATTGTACCTCATGCTATGCAGAAGCTCGTAATGTTCTTCCCCATTGTTATCCCAACAACGGGGGTCGAATTTATCTAGAAGGTTGCTTTACGCGCttccagaattacaacttttacgAGGAGTATACAGGGCCTGACGACACGTACGTTTGTGGGAACGGGACAACAAAGAGTATTGCGTTTAAGGATACGGTAACACAGGCAATGTCTAATGCCGTAACAGATGCATTAAGAAACAAAGAATATTTTGGTAAGGAACAAATGTTGGTTTCTGGTAGTGGGAATGAATCTGTGTATGTGCTTGCTAACTGTTGGGGGACTTTGAGTCCGAGTTCGTGTAAAGCGTGTTTGGCGAACGCAACTGCATCGGTTTCGAAGTGCCTACCATTGTCCGAGGGTCGTGCATTGAACACGGGATGTTTTATAAGGTATTCTGATACCAAATTTCTCAATCCTGTTCGTCACACAAGTCGCGCTAGCAATGAAGGTAACGAAATTAGTCAAACTATCGACTTAATGATGACAAAATTAGTGTAA